A region of Gracilinanus agilis isolate LMUSP501 chromosome 3, AgileGrace, whole genome shotgun sequence DNA encodes the following proteins:
- the LOC123241168 gene encoding olfactory receptor 51G1 has translation MLAAGNSSLQSLSFFLTGFRGQEAFHGLISIPFCTIYLTVIVGNITILHVIRTDTTLHEPMYYFLAMLALTDLGLCLSTLPTVLGIFWFDIREIGVPACFIQLFFIHTLSLVESSVLLSMSIDRYVAICNPLRYGTILTNGRIVKMGLCSLLRSALLIIPLPLLLKRYHYCRSHVLAHAYCLHLEIMKLACSSIIVNHIYGLVVVACTVGVDSVLIFLSYALILRTVLSIASREERLRALNTCVSHICAVLLFYIPMIGLSLVHRFGEHLPRVVHLLMSYVYLLVPPLMNPIVYSVKTKQIRQRIVKKFSFLQGLSNNRQG, from the coding sequence ATGTTGGCTGCAGGGAACAGCAGCCTCCAATCACTCTCTTTCTTCCTGACCGGATTCCGGGGTCAAGAAGCTTTTCATGGTTTGATCTCTATCCCCTTCTGCACTATCTACTTAACAGTAATTGTGGGAAATATCACCATCCTCCATGTTATCCGAACAGATACAACACTCCATGAACCCATGTATTACTTTCTGGCAATGCTGGCCCTCACAGACCTAGGACTGTGCTTGTCCACATTGCCCACAGTGCTGGGTATCTTTTGGTTTGATATTCGGGAGATTGGCGTTCCTGCCTGCTTCATCCAGCTCTTCTTTATCCATACACTGTCCCTGGTGGAATCTTCGGTTCTGCTTTCCATGTCCATTGATCGCTATGTGGCCATCTGTAACCCACTCCGATATGGGACCATCCTGACAAATGGCCGGATAGTGAAGATGGGGCTGTGTTCACTCCTGCGCAGTGCATTGCTCATCATTCCTCTACCTTTACTCCTGAAACGCTACCACTACTGCCGCTCTCATGTACTAGCCCATGCCTATTGCCTTCACCTGGAGATCATGAAGCTGGCCTGCTCCAGCATCATAGTGAACCACATCTATGGCCTCGTTGTGGTGGCTTGTACGGTGGGTGTGGACTCAGTGCTCATCTTTCTCTCCTACGCCCTCATTCTGCGCACAGTGCTGAGCATTGCCTCCCGTGAGGAGCGCCTCCGAGCCCTCAATACTTGTGTCTCTCACATCTGCGCAGTGCTTCTCTTCTATATTCCTATGATTGGTTTATCCCTTGTGCACCGCTTTGGTGAGCATCTGCCCCGCGTGGTCCATTTGCTCATGTCCTATGTTTACCTTTTAGTGCCTCCTCTCATGAACCCCATTGTTTACAGCGTCAAGACCAAGCAGATCCGGCAAAGAATTGtcaaaaagttttcctttttacaagGGCTGAGCAACAATCGCCAGGGCTAG